The nucleotide sequence TCAAGATACCATCTCCCCTCGGGAGGTGTCATGATTTTTCGCTTTAAGTAGTCTTGTTGGTTAAAACACACCGATAATGAATTTGAGTGCGCAGCCTGCCGCGGGGAGCAGCGCCGGGGTCCGCAGCGTGCTGTGCCTGCGCGCCTTCGTCTGGCGGCTGCCGTCCGGCGGGGCTGCGCACCAACCTTGGGTGACTTCAGCGATTTTCCGCCAGAAGTGAGAAaacagggagagaggagagcaaAAACGTGACTGACGATGGTCTTATCGTGGATCTTGGAGCGTGTGCACTCCATGCAGCAGCCAAGTGCTGGCCAAACCACTGAAGGCTTTGCAGAAAATAGGGGGCTGAGAAATGcttagaaatgtttaaaaaatctgGGGAATTTGCAGCGTGCTCCAGCTGCCTTTCTTAAGTATTGCCCCTGCCATCAGGgctgcctggtgctgcagaCCTGCCGTGTTCGTGGGGAAGCGCAGGATGTGTGGATGGGCAGCTGCTAGGAACTAATGTCgctgagagtggcagagcaTGGGTAAAAGCCAGGTCAGAGATGTTTTGTAACGACATTCAGCCACATTATGGTTTATTTGCATAACCttcaatcttttaaaatctaaggGCATCCAGAGAACAGCAGTTAAGGGAGCAGATCGGAGCCGGTGGGTGCGAGCTGCTGGGGTGTGCAGGAGCCCTGGTTGGGTATACAGCAGTCAGGAGAACCACTGAGTTAGAAGCTGAGAATTGGAAGTTTGGGGTCTTGTTCTCCACTCTGGAGCCTGTTGATTTAAATGTGCTCTAGAGCCAGTTCACCGCACTCCAGATTTACAGCGtttacagaacattttctaCTAAGGTACCAAAACGCACAAGATTTGGTGCTTGGAAGAAGGTTCTTACTATGCAGCACATCTAGGTGGTTAGATGTGCCGACAGGCTCGCAGCAAGGGTCGCTGCCCTGCTGCAACGCGCCACGTTACAGCCGCTGCTGCCTTGCCAGCACCAGATGGGccttgctgctttcctctctcattGACTCTTCCTCGATTCCAGCCCTTTCCCAGGCTTTTTCAGGAGGGCTGCGGGTGGCTGTATTGCAGTGTATCTGTTCTTATGGCCAGGAtcttgttttcatgttttgcaGTCTCCTCCCCCACAGTCGGCAAGCCCTACAAGTGCAACTACTGCGGCCGGAGCTACAAGCAGCAGAGCACGCTGGAGGAGCACAAGGAGCGGTGCCACAACTACCTGCAGAGTCTGAACACTGAACCGCAGTCGCTGGCCAGCCAGCAAGGTCAGTGCCGTGGGCAGCTGGCGGGTGAGTCGCGGGACGCGAGGGTCCCCACGTCCTCCTGGCTCTGGGACGACTTGAGGGGTAACGATGGGGTAGGAAACTGGGACGTGGTTTCGCcttccagccctgctgccaaCTGGTGGGGCTGAGCTTTGGGCACGTCCTTGCCTTCAGAAAAGAGGGGTGAGCCCCGAAGCTCTCCCATGCCCCGGTGATCCTGGGATGAAAGGTGCTATGCCTGTGTGTTTGGTTAATGCCGCAAACCTGTGGAAGTGCAAAGTGTTACCTCAATCACTCTTCTCCGTGCCGCTTTTCAAAGTGCCTTGCATTGAAACACATCCATGTCCTATAATCCTAGTTCAAGACCTACTGGGCGTGTTTTCCATAAATAATGGAACACAATTATGCCACTGTGATTTAGGGGATTTAACCTTGTGGGTAGGTGTCTGCAAACAGACAAGGGGTGACTTGGAAGCACATTCTCTTTCCTCCTTGGAGCCTGGAGATAGACCTCCTGTGTTTGCTACATTGGCAAAGAACCAAACCCTAGGTGTTTCTGGCTCCTCAGCCTTTGGAGTCAGAGTGAGACCTGATCCTCCTACAGTCATTGGTATTTACAGTGAGGTTAGTTAGTTACAGGCTGTACAGGGACTTTAACCAGTTGTTCTGTAACCTCCTGGGCACAGGGACAGCAGAGTTGCCCTCACCAGCAGCAATGTGGGGCAGATCTCTTCGGGCTGGGGTTGAGAGCCAGCAATGAAAGTGAGGGTGCTTCAAGCCATCGAAGCTGGTTCCTCTTCCCCAAAGTGCCAGGAATGGGCCCAGCTTGACAGAGAAGGGAGGTGAGCGGCTGCTGGTGCTTCCCTACGATCGATTCACCTCCAGCCCTGGACCTGGGAGCCTTTCTGGAGGTCTGTCCCGACTGCCCCAGCTAGAAGAGGGCAGGAGCAGCATGCCTCAAGCGCTGGCCGCACAGTCTCTGGCCTGGGTCGCAGAGTGCCTGTCGCTCGGTTGCTGGCTGAACGGGTTTCCCTTGTCTTGCCAGGTGACGAGATGCGAGACTTGGAGATAGTGCCGGACTCTCTGCTTCACCCCTCCTCCGATCGGCCGACGTTTATTGACCGGCTGGCGAACAGCCTCACCAAACGGAAACGATCGACACCTCAGAAATTCGTGGGTAAGGGGATGGCCCCTTGCTTCCCGGGCagacaggagagaggagggTGAGGAGGAGCCCCCGGTTGCTGGAGCAGGGCTTGAGCGCCTGGCCAGGACCCCTGAGAGTGAGACTCTGCACTTACGAATGCCACCAGTGTTTGCATAGCGCCTTTCATCCGCACGATCCCTGCGCGGGGGGGCTTCCCCGGGCTCGCGTGGGGCAGGTCTTGCATGCGGTGCCAGGAgggagaaggacctggcaggTCACTAAAACCAGGCCTCTGAGCAGCGCACGGGGGTGCTGCCGTCCTGATGCCGATCTCCCTCCATGCAGGGGAGAAGCAGATGCGATTCACCCTCTCAGACCTCCCCTTCGACGTGAACTCTGGCTTCGAGAAGGACGTGGAGATGGTCTCGGCCCACCACCCCCTCGACCCCTCGTACGGCAGCTCCTTGTCACTGATGGGAGGAGAACACCTTCGCCCCCTCCGGCTCCCCCCCACAAACTGCATCTCCGAAGTCACCCCCGTGATCAGCTCCGTCTACACCCAAATCCAGCCCCTGCCGGGCCGGCTGGAGATCCCAGGAGGCCGCGAAGCCGCCGAAGCACACGAGGACGTTCCGGACGGGGTGCAGGTGGTGTACCGGGGCCGGGAGCAGGGCGTATCGCCAAGCAACGGCTGCCAGGACTCCACGGACACGGAGAGCAACCACGAAGAGCGGACCTCGCAGCTGCCGGCGGGGAACTGCGCCAGCAGCCGCCAGAGCCCAGCCTACGCCAAAGAGGACCCCAAGCTGCAGGAgggccccccggccgcccgctccACGCCCAGCTCAGCCAAAGAAGCCCTGCGCGTGGTCAACGAGGACGGGGAGCAGATCAGGGCCTTCAAGTGCGAGCACTGCCGCATCCTTTTCCTGGACCACGTCATGTTCACCATCCACATGGGCTGCCACGGCTTCAGAGACCCTTTCGAATGCAACATCTGTGGCTACCACAGCCAGGATCGGTACGAGTTCTCCTCCCACATAGTGCGGGGCGAGCATAAAGTCGGCTAAAcccccctcttcctccccctgtccccccaccccacctgCCCTCGACTCTTCCTCTGTCTCTAGCTCAGCCCCTCCACCCTTAGGGCATGgaactgttgttttttcttttatactccTTTGCACTGACTTTggctacaaaaatatttaaaaaaaattcaataactaaaaaaaaaccaaccccGAAGAGGGGGAGCTCTTAACAATTTGCCTTTTTATAAATGgagttatttaaatattaacagacttttttgtgctttctccccctctctcacCTCCCCCCGTTATTTATTAAGctttttagtttctcttttttataactctttttttcccaaagtctCTCTTGAATTTTTGAGACCGGTTCTCCTCTCTGTCCCGCCCCAGTGCCGAGGGCTCTTCGCCGCAGCACGCAGCGAGGCCACACGCCAGTGCGAAGCAGGCCTGGAGGTTTGAGCTCTTTTCTCGGTCTGGCATTGCCCGTCCCTGCTCGCGGGCGGCGCGAACCTCAGATTAGGTGCTAAAACCCACAGGACTCGCCTCTCCTGGGGGCCACGAGCCAGCTCCTGCCCGGTGGGTACCTGGGGGGCCGTCGTGCCCCAAGCTTTAACGAGTCTCTCTGTGGCATTAACCGCGCGGGAGGTGAAGCGGGGCCCCCAGCGCTCCTCTCCGCGGCGCGGCTGCTGAGCGGCGGGCGGGACGGGCGAGGTGAAGTCGGTGCCGCGTCGCCCGCTGATGGAGGGcgacctgcagagctgctttgttGGCCAGCTTGGATCTTGCCCGACCCCATGTTGTTTAAGGCCTCCTCTGAGCCGGGCCCTGCTTGGAAAGGTGCGGCGGAGGCTACGGAGATTGCGTGCATCCGCCTGGCTCCGATCGCGTGAAGGAAACTTAGGAAGATAGCGAGCGTCTTTCGGGCTCAGTCCTGCCGTCCGGGATTTCCTGCTCCTCAGTGCCGGCCGATCCGCGCTGCCGCCTTGGTTTGGGTCTCTCTGCGCTGCCTCTGCCCGGTCTCGGTGGAAGCGTCTCGGCTTCAGGCCGGGCGCCCGTTGCTCCCGCTGCCACGAAGCGCTTCGCTCCTCTTAGCCGGAACAAACCCGGCGTCCTTCTCCGTGCCCCGGGCTGGACTCCGGCAGCGATGCCGGAGGGGAGAGCGTCGGAGAAAAGCTAAGCACAAAAAGGGCCGTCGCCAGCCGCGAGTCCCGTGGAGGCTGAAGCCCGTCAGCTCCTTCCGTGCTGCGCCGTGCACAAGCTGCTTCCTCCGACTTTCTCGGGGGACACACGGCGGGATCCTAGGAAAATTCGCGGcctgatttttttgctgtttcgTAGCTTTCGCCCTGCTCTTTTTGCATGGAGGAGTCCAGGCAATGGCGAAAGCCCTGCACTGCTTTCCGTTTGGCAGTGCCGACAGCAGGACGtgagccccggccccggcgctggcAGACGGGAGGTGGTGTCGCTCGCTGCATCCAACGACTGTCTCCCATTAGGTCCGTCTGCCCCGCGGGCTGCGAGCCCGGGGACGTGGCCATCGCTGCAGCAAGGGCAGATTGCCGGGAGCCGGCTCAGTTACCggagcggcccggcccggccctgctgGGATGGAGTCCCCAGGGCCGGCGGGAGCCCTCGGGAAAGGGCTTTTGCGGCGCAGCCTCTGGAGGCAGAGCTGGGGAAGGCCGTTGATAAccaaaaaatgaataaataaaccCAAGTGCGAGCGGGGCCTGGAtgcccggcggggcgcgcggagGAGCCGGCCGCGTCCTCGGTGCTCGTCTCTcccgcggcagccgccggccccggggctcggAGGCGGAGGGGGGCCGCTGCGGGGCGCGGGATCTCTGCTTTATACCAAGGCCCAAGATGCATAAAAAGTCACTCAGTAGCAGCTCAACAAACTGCTCTCTTGAGGTTGAAACCAAaggctgttcttttttctatgaaaacaaacaaaaccacctCACAAGTCAGCAACTCTCGTTgctcttaattttattttttttttccttcttgcttttctgttgaCGGTGTTTGTGTTTCGAGATGTGAAAAGGAATTGCTGAGCCGTTTCTCAGACGGCTGCCGGCAGCTCGGGCGGAAGAGCCCGTCCGGCTCCCAGCGTGACATTTCGGGATTGTTCGGCGGTCAGGGACGTTCCCCAGATGTTCCCCTGTCCCCCTCCACCCCGGCAGACTCGCGGCGCcgactcgcttgcgcttcccTGCTCTCCGTGGGAGCGCAGCCAGCTCCGAGGCCTTTCATCCCGCTTCGCCGGGGTCCCTTGGCGTGGAGCAAAGCTCCACTTCCTAAAAAAGACCGGGGGGAGCTGCTAAAATTAATGTGGAAACATTCAGGGACTTCATTTTCCCAAGCACGTGGAAGTCCCGGTCCTTGGGGTTCTGAAGCAGAGTCTAGGCTGGGATTTGGGGAGTTTTGGGGAGCGCTTGCAGCTCCCGCAGACAGCGCAGAGCCGGGGAGGAGCGGCCAAGGGCCGGTGCGGATCCCGCCAAGCAGGCTGCCCTCCGGGATCCGGCTGCGGCCAGAAGGACGCGGTCCCGGTCCCGCGGCTGCAGGCGTTGGGCCGGGGCCGAGCAGCTCGGCGCGTCCGACCTTCCCCGCTCCGAGCCGCGCGGTCCGGCTGCGGCCGTCCCGCCGGGATACGCTGcgggtgtgtggggggggggacctGCTCCTTCCGAGGCGCTGGCGGCAAAATCCTGCTCGTTTTCCGTAACGAAGCAATAAAAGACGGGCTGGACGCGCAGCGGGGGCGGCGCAGAGCCGGCGGGAGCCGCCGTgcctccccgcggccggggACGTCCCGGgagcgccgccggctccggctcGCTCCCGCTTCGCAGGCTCCGTCCGGGAGCGGCCGTGCCCGGGAAGGTCACTTATTTTGTGGGAGGGGAGTTTTTCACACACTGTTGTGGTCTAAAAACGCATTTTACGCAGGTCAGCCCGGTTTTTGCTGGCTCTCCGGTCGGGACGGGGCCGGGGAAGCCTCCCCGCTCCCCGTCTCCGCTTTTCCGCCCCAAATCGCGCTCCCGGTCCCTTCTGGACCACAACCACTGTGCTGCGGCGGCTCGGTGCGACACTCGGCTCGTCCCTTCCTGACTGTTATTCCCAATAAAACACGAAGCCGGAGCAAAGATCCGTGATTTACGGAGAAGCCCCGTGGCACCCCACGCCTCCCCCCTGCCAGCCCCCCGTGTTAGAGCTGGAATAAACACAGGAATCAAAagggtttgttgtttttttttttttttttaaagaggaaatggaaattctgcaagttttttttttcctgcatctctcttttcttttacctGTAAAAGAGTCTAAAACAAATGTAGGAATTTTGTAAAACTCCAGGTCGCTTTActtgtgtaaatatatatattttttaatcagatgTATGAAGAACAAAACAATGATGTGCAATACCCCGACCCTGTTCCAGTTAcaacctctccttcctttctaaCAAGTTTTCATTTGTATATCGTTAATGGATTTGctgttgtctttgtttttcctttttttgtgagGTTAGACTCgcttttgaga is from Rhea pennata isolate bPtePen1 chromosome 29, bPtePen1.pri, whole genome shotgun sequence and encodes:
- the IKZF4 gene encoding zinc finger protein Eos isoform X6; the encoded protein is MDIEDCNGRSYISGSGDSSLEKEFSSAIVGPTVSTPNSQHSSPSRSLSANSIKVEMYSDEEASRLLSQDDRMLEKEDSVIVEDSLSEPLGYCDGTGQEPHSPGGIRLPNGKLKCDICGMVCIGPNVLMVHKRSHTGERPFHCNQCGASFTQKGNLLRHIKLHSGEKPFKCPFCNYACRRRDALTGHLRTHSVSSPTVGKPYKCNYCGRSYKQQSTLEEHKERCHNYLQSLNTEPQSLASQQGDEMRDLEIVPDSLLHPSSDRPTFIDRLANSLTKRKRSTPQKFVGEKQMRFTLSDLPFDVNSGFEKDVEMVSAHHPLDPSYGSSLSLMGGEHLRPLRLPPTNCISEVTPVISSVYTQIQPLPGRLEIPGGREAAEAHEDVPDGVQVVYRGREQGVSPSNGCQDSTDTESNHEERTSQLPAGNCASSRQSPAYAKEDPKLQEGPPAARSTPSSAKEALRVVNEDGEQIRAFKCEHCRILFLDHVMFTIHMGCHGFRDPFECNICGYHSQDRLS
- the IKZF4 gene encoding zinc finger protein Eos isoform X8; this translates as MYSDEEASRLLSQDDRMLEKEDSVIVEDSLSEPLGYCDGTGQEPHSPGGIRLPNGKLKCDICGMVCIGPNVLMVHKRSHTGERPFHCNQCGASFTQKGNLLRHIKLHSGEKPFKCPFCNYACRRRDALTGHLRTHSVSSPTVGKPYKCNYCGRSYKQQSTLEEHKERCHNYLQSLNTEPQSLASQQGDEMRDLEIVPDSLLHPSSDRPTFIDRLANSLTKRKRSTPQKFVGEKQMRFTLSDLPFDVNSGFEKDVEMVSAHHPLDPSYGSSLSLMGGEHLRPLRLPPTNCISEVTPVISSVYTQIQPLPGRLEIPGGREAAEAHEDVPDGVQVVYRGREQGVSPSNGCQDSTDTESNHEERTSQLPAGNCASSRQSPAYAKEDPKLQEGPPAARSTPSSAKEALRVVNEDGEQIRAFKCEHCRILFLDHVMFTIHMGCHGFRDPFECNICGYHSQDRAEGSSPQHAARPHASAKQAWRFELFSRSGIARPCSRAARTSD
- the IKZF4 gene encoding zinc finger protein Eos isoform X5, which translates into the protein MDIEDCNGRSYISGSGDSSLEKEFSSAIVGPTVSTPNSQHSSPSRSLSANSIKVEMYSDEEASRLLSQDDRMLEKEDSVIVEDSLSEPLGYCDGTGQEPHSPGGIRLPNGKLKCDICGMVCIGPNVLMVHKRSHTGERPFHCNQCGASFTQKGNLLRHIKLHSGEKPFKCPFCNYACRRRDALTGHLRTHSVSSPTVGKPYKCNYCGRSYKQQSTLEEHKERCHNYLQSLNTEPQSLASQQGDEMRDLEIVPDSLLHPSSDRPTFIDRLANSLTKRKRSTPQKFVGEKQMRFTLSDLPFDVNSGFEKDVEMVSAHHPLDPSYGSSLSLMGGEHLRPLRLPPTNCISEVTPVISSVYTQIQPLPGRLEIPGGREAAEAHEDVPDGVQVVYRGREQGVSPSNGCQDSTDTESNHEERTSQLPAGNCASSRQSPAYAKEDPKLQEGPPAARSTPSSAKEALRVVNEDGEQIRAFKCEHCRILFLDHVMFTIHMGCHGFRDPFECNICGYHSQDRFSFL
- the IKZF4 gene encoding zinc finger protein Eos isoform X2, translating into MDIEDCNGRSYISGSGDSSLEKEFSSAIVGPTVSTPNSQHSSPSRSLSANSIKVEMYSDEEASRLLSQDDRMLEKEDSVIVEDSLSEPLGYCDGTGQEPHSPGGIRLPNGKLKCDICGMVCIGPNVLMVHKRSHTGERPFHCNQCGASFTQKGNLLRHIKLHSGEKPFKCPFCNYACRRRDALTGHLRTHSVSSPTVGKPYKCNYCGRSYKQQSTLEEHKERCHNYLQSLNTEPQSLASQQGDEMRDLEIVPDSLLHPSSDRPTFIDRLANSLTKRKRSTPQKFVGEKQMRFTLSDLPFDVNSGFEKDVEMVSAHHPLDPSYGSSLSLMGGEHLRPLRLPPTNCISEVTPVISSVYTQIQPLPGRLEIPGGREAAEAHEDVPDGVQVVYRGREQGVSPSNGCQDSTDTESNHEERTSQLPAGNCASSRQSPAYAKEDPKLQEGPPAARSTPSSAKEALRVVNEDGEQIRAFKCEHCRILFLDHVMFTIHMGCHGFRDPFECNICGYHSQDRAEGSSPQHAARPHASAKQAWRFELFSRSGIARPCSRAARTSD
- the IKZF4 gene encoding zinc finger protein Eos isoform X4 encodes the protein MDIEDCNGRSYISANSIKVEMYSDEEASRLLSQDDRMLEKEDSVIVEDSLSEPLGYCDGTGQEPHSPGGIRLPNGKLKCDICGMVCIGPNVLMVHKRSHTGERPFHCNQCGASFTQKGNLLRHIKLHSGEKPFKCPFCNYACRRRDALTGHLRTHSVSSPTVGKPYKCNYCGRSYKQQSTLEEHKERCHNYLQSLNTEPQSLASQQGDEMRDLEIVPDSLLHPSSDRPTFIDRLANSLTKRKRSTPQKFVGEKQMRFTLSDLPFDVNSGFEKDVEMVSAHHPLDPSYGSSLSLMGGEHLRPLRLPPTNCISEVTPVISSVYTQIQPLPGRLEIPGGREAAEAHEDVPDGVQVVYRGREQGVSPSNGCQDSTDTESNHEERTSQLPAGNCASSRQSPAYAKEDPKLQEGPPAARSTPSSAKEALRVVNEDGEQIRAFKCEHCRILFLDHVMFTIHMGCHGFRDPFECNICGYHSQDRAEGSSPQHAARPHASAKQAWRFELFSRSGIARPCSRAARTSD
- the IKZF4 gene encoding zinc finger protein Eos isoform X7, with amino-acid sequence MDIEDCNGRSYISGSGDSSLEKEFSSAIVGPTVSTPNSQHSSPSRSLSANSIKVEMYSDEEASRLLSQDDRMLEKEDSVIVEDSLSEPLGYCDGTGQEPHSPGGIRLPNGKLKCDICGMVCIGPNVLMVHKRSHTGERPFHCNQCGASFTQKGNLLRHIKLHSGEKPFKCPFCNYACRRRDALTGHLRTHSVSSPTVGKPYKCNYCGRSYKQQSTLEEHKERCHNYLQSLNTEPQSLASQQGEKQMRFTLSDLPFDVNSGFEKDVEMVSAHHPLDPSYGSSLSLMGGEHLRPLRLPPTNCISEVTPVISSVYTQIQPLPGRLEIPGGREAAEAHEDVPDGVQVVYRGREQGVSPSNGCQDSTDTESNHEERTSQLPAGNCASSRQSPAYAKEDPKLQEGPPAARSTPSSAKEALRVVNEDGEQIRAFKCEHCRILFLDHVMFTIHMGCHGFRDPFECNICGYHSQDRAEGSSPQHAARPHASAKQAWRFELFSRSGIARPCSRAARTSD